ATTTTAAGTACCTTCGTCTGAAATAAAAACAGATATACTCAGATCcgtgtaaaatatattattttatatatgtgtCTTTTAGCATGtcataatttgaagaaaaaaatatttcagacgGACCAAACGCTTCTTACCATGGTCACTTATCTTGGAGTGAGGCAATGGACACATGTATAAGTCTAAACAAATCTCTACCAGGAATAAACTCCGATTTTCTAAGCACCCAATTtgacaaagaaaacaaatctgTGTGCCTGGCCGCATACCAAAACTCATCTATTGTGTTTCAACCAGTAATCAAGCAAGTAGTAAACGAAAATGGCAACCCAATTGTCATTCATTCTAATACCAGTTTAAGCCTTCCTTTCATATGCGGAGCCAACTCAGGTACTAGATCTAAAGGTTcgtaggaaaatgtttaataaatatattcttCCCTAGAAATACAATTCTACGTGTAGTTATTTCAATATGTATTAACGTCCTCATATCTTCATCATGGTGGCAGTGACCTTCTTTCACTTTCTATAATTATGTagttcattttacaattttgtaatCATTCATTTGTTGAGAGATTGGCCAGATGTTATGCCTCCTAGATCTTAGAATATAATGCCCAAAAAGTAGACTTCTGTTTATGTATTGTTTGATGTATTGTCAAATCTTGGAATATATTAGAGTattcattcctttaaaagatttttatatttaacattttgaaatagaatGTAAATAACTATTGTTTAGGTGAGGGTGAGTGTCCCATGGGTCTCTTGATATTTGTTGCAAGTGTTAGAATAAATAACAGTTATAAAAAAACTAATGAATAAAAACACGATCGGGTATATTAGTAATTTAACGAGCTTAAAACTTCGATCACTATATTTTCTTCAATAAGTAAATGAATAATGAGTTAAATCACAAGCTAAGAAGGTGATTATAATCATgtgttataaataatatattgcCCTTTAATGACttcattgtttttatatatggaTACTTTTTAAACTGTACTTAATTCAACTTTTAATGAACAGTCTAACCCAAAGAGGAACCTCTGTCAGAATTATTACAGAGCCCTGTACAAATTCCATTCTTAATGAATAAAACTGTATAACCTTTTGTCTTCCTAAAAAGAAGCTAAGAAGTGGGATAGAgcaatctatatatatatatatatatatatatatatatatatatatatatatatatatatatatatatatatatatatatatataataataataataataataataataatacagaaATAAGTAAGTATGTAATAAGATTTAAATGGAACATGTATAGGGAAGATATAACATTGTGACATGGTTAACTCtaataaaagtaattaattttcaCGTTCAATAAAGGGTCTTAGATAGTTTAGCAGATATGTTTATACTTTTCGTGGAGTAAAATCAGGTATCAATAtacttaaaaattgaaatacgaATTCATGTTTACACAGATCCAGAAAATTCAAACTATTGTGCTGGAACTACAAGGGCTGTTAATATGGATTTGTGTGTGCTTTCAACGCCTAACTATTCTGTTAATCAAGACGTGTCTTCAAGTGGGTAAATTTTTTAACTCTTGGTAGTTGGTTTTACTTATCAACCACATACGTTCTACATTCATTTTAAGAGCTCGAGGTTTATGTTATCCATCTGTCTTTTTGTTGAGTTATGGATgtgaatatttaaacaaatcttaaaatacaaaatttaaatatataattgaacatatttataagAGATCCCATTAAGGGTCCTCCATACCTTTGGGAAAAGTTATGTATATAAGCTCAAACTTCTAAATAACATAAAGATATGGATTTCTAGCATGTGTCCGACTTGaaaatgactttaaaaaattcaattggggggggggattgacCTATAGAATTTTACCACTAttcttgaaaacaaatattCCTTCAGTATTCGAACTCGGGACATGCGGGTCAGAAGACCGAACTTGCAGCCATTGCGCTACAGAGATAGAACCAAACTTTGGCGATGTAAACTATTCATAATGGGTAAATGTGACGTACTGTTATACAAAGTAGATGTCACGGGGTGTCGAGGATCCTTAAATTAAATAGAAATACATTAGCATTGCCATAAGAAGCATAATTGGgtgttatttgtttattttctagatATCAATAATGACTCTAAACtgattatcataataattttgTGTGCTGTTGAATTCCTGCTGATCGTCGTTGCAATTGTTTGCGGCATTCATAGGTAAGATAAGATATCAATTCTAAAAGTTTTCAACAAATTGGTGAAGGATTTTCACGATGTACAACTTAGTGGCGTGGTGGACAAGGTTAAAAGCCTTTACAAACTAGAAATGGTTGTATCAAGGAATTTTAGTGCTGAAaatcaaataagattttttatatttcagtaaGGACAGCGAATTACtagtttttgaaataaaagctGACCTTTACAAAATGTTCTCCATTTTCAAGTCATAGAACAATCACTTACGACCTCGGGGTTCAGAAAAAGGCCAGAATGTACACTAAAATGAAACGATTTTTTCCCTTAGTTTTGAAAATCAAGTGAAACATTTAATTCATTGAACAAAATgcttttcaatataattttaataaagtcGGATGCAGTGATTATGCCCATCAGGATCAAACCAAAAAATCCTTTTTCCTGTACGATATTTAAACAACAAAGATCAGGAAAGTGAGCGAGGTTAGATAATATAAATCTTGTGAATTTTTCACATATCATGAAACTTGTTTAGATTTAGATCTTCCTTATATGCTACATAATGTATGATAGTGACTTAATAACAATTTCATGTTAAAAGTCGTGTAAATTATACCAATTTAAAGCGACAATAATATCCGATtccaaatttatcaattttagtaaaaacaaatatagaATGTTCAATAGTTAAGactttcatgtttaaaaatacttgtataattttttttcgtacGTTATCAGTTTTTAATTTATGAGCAAAATGGCAGTTAATTAGACACGAAATATGCACCCTCCCCTTTTCACTCAATCTTAGATCtcgtaaatataattatattaaattaacttgaacttgaaatgtatttttatttttagttatgTAATTTGGTTTATGGCTTCATTTAGTGAAATGTTACTTTTGGATCAAAATTGAACAATGCTGCTCAGGCGAGCATCTGGGCCCATGGTCCTATATTACGAAAAGGGATGAAGTGCGagattgcattaatttttttttcagatttcatGGAAAATATGGAAGTCAAAGAAATGGGAATGTGAGCGTTAATAATAATGAATACATCTATTCATATCCGAATGAAACACAAGGTGCAGTAACAGCAACCTTGAGAGGAGGACTggataacaattttataaatcagACGGAAGTGCATTCGGATCTTCACTCAACTAACTGTAATGAATTAATTGAAACGCGTTTAAACAATGAATACACGCTGATTGATAATAATGGCGAGTACGATGTTTTAAGGAGCAAACGGGAAAATCTCGATATTTCCGTTGATGGTAACATTTATGACCGGACAAATAATTTAGTGAGCGGAATTTACGACAGCACTGTAAGGAGAATAGAAAGCAAGGAATAAAACATTTGGAGCACATgagaatatatatgtacagttgTAAATATTGTGCATATAGAATTGATTATTAAAGCAATACgagcttgggggggggggggggttgccaccaattaaaatgtttttatatcatCATAATCACGttttacataaagaaaaaaagggaaattttgaattcatacaATTTGTTTTAGACCATTTGAATTGAGAATATGTCCcgaaaaacattaattttttagccCGTTTagtaattatattttctttgcgTATTTCATTATGACCTAGCGCATGACCCCAGAAAATCTGAAGATCTCCGCGCATAATGGAGGGTGCTAAGATTAAAAGTAGAGGTGGGGGTGGAG
This genomic window from Magallana gigas chromosome 5, xbMagGiga1.1, whole genome shotgun sequence contains:
- the LOC117690611 gene encoding uncharacterized protein isoform X3 — its product is MSMKIMHLFTLLLIGSLYLTVTASTFSDVSSSDEGIYSFYTTNNSVTQYDSINLYSGNKTEKLSNYVIVRHNKTLDSSIPYLCCKYGFSVLENESFVNFVNLLPNESAHFAVFPTFVVNNNSIAIVKPWISYEGCYNLTVDKFPEMDCTKISVKEWTTKKDSLPLIGIKRKRSCVLLDQNIKETAKRVSYSYCLGDGNTESVNYIELFSIIENRPTFLEDENTSCKAAYTVKEADASRLYGMPCYNSTRQCDAYCLQHDGPNASYHGHLSWSEAMDTCISLNKSLPGINSDFLSTQFDKENKSVCLAAYQNSSIVFQPVIKQVVNENGNPIVIHSNTSLSLPFICGANSGTRSKDPENSNYCAGTTRAVNMDLCVLSTPNYSVNQDVSSNINNDSKLIIIIILCAVEFLLIVVAIVCGIHRFHGKYGSQRNGNVSVNNNEYIYSYPNETQGAVTATLRGGLDNNFINQTEVHSDLHSTNCNELIETRLNNEYTLIDNNGEYDVLRSKRENLDISVDGNIYDRTNNLVSGIYDSTVRRIESKE